A segment of the Candidatus Neomarinimicrobiota bacterium genome:
CGGCGAATGCCGGTCGCCCTGCTGCTTTTTTTCGATGATTTCGTATGGAAGCATTATTCTGAATTTTCAACCAATCTGCGGAGCCGCAATTGTATTTCATTCTGCAGGTAGGAGCGGGTCTCCTCGTTCACATGAAAGACGGCCACGTCTTCTCTGGACTTAATGGCATCCGTGGTTTCGTTTTTCCCCTGCATGATGGTCCCGATGAGTGGCTTTGTACTATCCAAAATACTTTGCAGGACCGTTTGGAATTTTTCGGGCAAGAGTTCCATCTTGCCGATTTCATCTATGGCGATCACCTGGTTTTCGCGAAGCGCCTTTTCCATAGCGGCGACACCGACCTTTTCAAGGCTAGGGACATCCACATAATATTTCCCGACCTGCTCCTCTGTGCCCAGGTCCACATGAGCCAGGATACCCCGGCGGCCGTCCAGCGTATCCAGTGTAAACCCTACCCGCTGATTTCCACGACGCATCTCACTGGAAAAAAAACCGCCAATGGAATAATCGATCTGTTTCAACACTTTTTTTATTAAGGTCGTCTTGCCGCTGCCGGGCTGCCCGGTCAACAACAGATTTGTTTCTGGCATACTGCGAGTTCCTTCTCTCTATAAAAGCTCCGGTAAGTCGTTGCTGACTTTCTCTCCGGAGAGGATTATTCATGCTTTTTTTGGTCCAAATATTTGCGCGCATAATCTACATAATGCCGTGCAGAATTGATAATTGTATCCCATTCCGCATCGGTAACTTCCCGGACTGGTTTCGCTGGTACACCGGCAACCAATGTCCGCGCCGGTACGGTCTGATTTTCCCGGACGATGGCACCTGCCGCAACGATAGCACCTGTTTCCACCACAGCTCCACTCAGCACGGTTGCACTCATCCCGATGAGACACCGGTCCTGTACTTTGCATCCGTGGATTGTGGCACGATGGCCAATGGTGACTTCGTTGCCTATGTGCGTACTGTATTTCTCGAAATCCACGTGAACAATGGTGCCGTCCTGAAGATTGGTACGTTCCCCTATCCGGATGGAGTTGATATCTCCCCGGAGCACCGACTGAAACCAGATACTCGACTCTTTTCCAATGAGAACATCCCCAATCACTTCGGCAGAGGACGCAACGAATGCTTTATTTCCTATTTGGGGTGTCTTTCCATCGAATGGTCTGATATTATTCATTGGTGTCCTCGTCACTTTTTCCCTGCCGGCGAAGTTTGACCAGCCAGGACCAATCAAGAGAGCTCCGCTCACGGACGGTGCGGATGGTCAGGAATACACCGAAGAGCCCCACCACCATATTCGGCGTCCACATAGCAATCCATGGTGAAACGATGAGGCGGTCAGCCAATTCTTCGCCCCCGATGAGTCCGGCCCAGTAGACCAGGAAAAACAGCAGACTGAATCCCGCACCGACCGCCAGTCCGCCATGTCGTGCCATGATGCCCAGCGGCGCTCCAATCAAAACAAAAACAATGCATGCTACGGGAATTGAGTACTTTTTATGCACCTCCACCAGATACTTATTAATTTGGCGTTTATAACTCTGTGCCAGATTTCTCTGGGTACTGATTCGCTGGAGTCCGACGCGAACATCCCGCCGGGCGCGACGCATTTCCGAGGCGTTGTCTTTTATGGAATCCGGCAGCATCGCGATTACTGAATCTTGTGGAAGATTCAGGAGCTTTTTTATGCGTCCGGTCTGGTCCGCAGATATATCCAGGTGCAATTTTTCCCGTAAATTTTCTGTAATTTGTTCCTGGGTCTTTTGATATTTTTCCCGGACTCCCGCGACTCGGTCCAGCATCATTTTTGAACTCATTTCACGATCACCCCGCCGGCCGGCTTCATGTCGCTCCAGCACCATGCCCTTCGCCGGGATGGTGAGTACATGTTTGCTGAAGTCGATACGCCGGTACTCTGAAAATTCTTTGGTATCCAGTTCATGGATTTCCCCATTAAAGAGGGTCATGACAATTTTATCTCCCTCCACCGCCAGGGAACCCTGCTCTGCCTTGATGGTGGTCTGCACCTCGCTGTTTTGATTGTTTTTGCTATAAATTAGAACATCCATGAGCCGGCCGTCCTTTTTGTCCTTGACCAGGAGGCTGTACTGCGGCAGATCGGTGATGAAATAGCCCGGCTCAATCGAGAGATCCGGCTTTTTACGATAGATATCCGACCCGAGAAGTCGGGCCTTGTGGTTAAAGTCCGGCAGGATATTATTGTTAAAGTAAATCAACCCGAGGCACACGATAATCCCAAACACCAGTGACGGTTTGATGATTGTAAAAAAGCTGATGCCGGACGTCCGCATGGCGTTGATTTCGTTGTCGGCGCTCATCCGGCCGTACGACATGAGGATGGCTACGAGAACAGCCATAGGGATAGAAAGCGCCAAAATCCACATCAGGTTGAGGAAAATATACTCCGCAATAATCCAGAACGAGATCCCTTTGCCCAGAATTCGATCGATGGATTTGACGATGAAGTTTGCCAGAAACAGAAAGGTCAGCACCCCCATTGCGATAACAAACGGCGGCAGGTGTTCCTTCAGGATATAGCGGGTCAGGATCTTCATAATCGATGAATTTAGAGCCGGGTTCGGTGGTTCTCAAGGTGTTTCGGCTCTGGAATTTGAGTGCAGATAAACCAGAGAAAATTTTACCGCAAAGCCGCGAAGACCGCGAAGGAACCCGAAGAAAAACACAATGAACAA
Coding sequences within it:
- a CDS encoding NTPase, yielding MPETNLLLTGQPGSGKTTLIKKVLKQIDYSIGGFFSSEMRRGNQRVGFTLDTLDGRRGILAHVDLGTEEQVGKYYVDVPSLEKVGVAAMEKALRENQVIAIDEIGKMELLPEKFQTVLQSILDSTKPLIGTIMQGKNETTDAIKSREDVAVFHVNEETRSYLQNEIQLRLRRLVENSE
- a CDS encoding gamma carbonic anhydrase family protein, producing MNNIRPFDGKTPQIGNKAFVASSAEVIGDVLIGKESSIWFQSVLRGDINSIRIGERTNLQDGTIVHVDFEKYSTHIGNEVTIGHRATIHGCKVQDRCLIGMSATVLSGAVVETGAIVAAGAIVRENQTVPARTLVAGVPAKPVREVTDAEWDTIINSARHYVDYARKYLDQKKHE
- a CDS encoding LptF/LptG family permease, with translation MKILTRYILKEHLPPFVIAMGVLTFLFLANFIVKSIDRILGKGISFWIIAEYIFLNLMWILALSIPMAVLVAILMSYGRMSADNEINAMRTSGISFFTIIKPSLVFGIIVCLGLIYFNNNILPDFNHKARLLGSDIYRKKPDLSIEPGYFITDLPQYSLLVKDKKDGRLMDVLIYSKNNQNSEVQTTIKAEQGSLAVEGDKIVMTLFNGEIHELDTKEFSEYRRIDFSKHVLTIPAKGMVLERHEAGRRGDREMSSKMMLDRVAGVREKYQKTQEQITENLREKLHLDISADQTGRIKKLLNLPQDSVIAMLPDSIKDNASEMRRARRDVRVGLQRISTQRNLAQSYKRQINKYLVEVHKKYSIPVACIVFVLIGAPLGIMARHGGLAVGAGFSLLFFLVYWAGLIGGEELADRLIVSPWIAMWTPNMVVGLFGVFLTIRTVRERSSLDWSWLVKLRRQGKSDEDTNE